AATGGGAGTGAGTCGATCATGCGTGGCAACCCGGCATTCGCGTTCGTCTATGCTGAGGTAATTGTAGTGCTGGTGTTTGGTAAAAGGGTTAAATCCAAAATTGCCGGAATTGGTTTGGACATTCAGTCCTACGAACGAAGAAAGTTTTTTCGTGCTTTGCAAAACCTGTCCCTCAAAGAGCCCATGGCCAAAATCTGAAATTAGGGTCACCTCCTGCTCGCGAGAAAGCTTTTGCAGTTTTTTACAAAAGTTCGAAGGAGAATGGTTTTTCCACTGATCCGATCGAAGGTGAGTGATTTCAAAGATGCGTTGATGTTTGAAAGGGACCACAAAGCGTGTTTTGCGCGGAGTGGGGACATTGGGAATCACTTCGAATTCCAGTTGAATCTCCGGACTGACACTTGAACGGAGTAAATTTTCAAAATAAGGCTCATCTCCGTGCGTAATCAAAAGCGTGACTTGGGCACCTAGTGCCTGCAGATGTCGGGCAATTGCGAGTGAGCCGCCCGGGTAATTTTCTTCGTGAAGATAACGCGCCGAGATACTGGGACTTTTGCTTGAGATAGAGTCGACTTCACAAAAAACATAGGTGTCGACTATAGGTTCTCCCACCACCAAGACTTTTGTATTGCTGATTTGTTCCATCAATTGTGAAAGTTTGTTGTGGTCCAATAATTTTTCTGCCTCACGGATAGCCTCCACCTGCCTGGAATTCCAGGTTACCCCCAAGCTTTCGAGGATGTGCCTCGATTCTGGTAGGGCGTCTTCTGTAAAAAGAAGCTTGGCGCCAATCTTGTTCAAGGCGTCTTCTTCCGCCAGAAAATGACCCGAGAGATCTGCCGTGGGACTGCGGTAGGAGGCGTGTCGTAGAAAGAAGTTGGGTTTGAGTTTGTGAATGGCATTCACGGCATTGGGCAAGGGATTGAGAACGACATAATCTACACAAGGCAGCAAAGCGAGCAGCTCTGCCCGTTTGCGCAGATGTGGAAAATAGGCATGGTCTTCCTCGCTGCCCTCGCCCTGGGAGGCAATGAGTACCACTAGTGTGCGGCAATGTTTTTTCGCGTTTTCCAAGAAATGCAGGGTGGAAAAATCCAGCTGCAGAAAATGCCCAAAGCAAAGGGCAAGAGTCTCCTTGGAATGGCCTTTTCGAATGCGTTCAATTTCGCTGAGAGGAATAATTTTATTCATGTGATAGCTGTATCATCGATTATTCCCCCTCTTAAGCTAAGAGGGGGCTAGGGGGCGTTATGACAAATTGCATCCAATTGGACCATAACCCCTCCTAACCTCCCCTTAGCTTAAGGGGAGGAATTTATTTCAAATACCTAAACCAATCTTTGGTCTGCTCCGCAATCTTCTCCGCAGTCCACACCGGTGCCTGTTTCCAATAATCAATATTTTTTAAAAGTTCAGCAACCCCGGCTTCGATGCTGACTTTGGGTTTCCAATCCAGATCTTTTTGAATCTTCGAGATGTCTGCAAAGGTGCAATCGGGTTCCCCCGGACGTTTGGGGATGTGTAGCTTATCTCCCCCCAACAACTCGACAATGCGATTCACCGAAATACTTTTCCCACTGCCGACATTATAAATTTTTGCCTGTTGATTACTTTTTGCAGCGGCCAAAACAGCTGCCGCCACATCGCTCACAAAAGTAAAATCGCGCGTTTGTGTGCCATCCCCCACAACCGTGTAAGGTCTCCCTGCAATTTTTTGAGCGAGAAAAACTCCAAAGACTGCGCCGTAGGTTCCAGAAGTTCGAGAGCGTGGGCCATACACATTAAAAAAACGAAGCGAGAGTGCAGACAGCTGATAAATCTTTGCCCAATGCATCACGAGTTCTTCGCCCATATATTTGGTTAAGGCATAGGGATATTGGGGATCGCAGCGTTCTACCTCGGGTGTAGGATATTGCGAAGGGATGCCATAACAAGACGACGAAGCCGCATAGACTACACGTTTGACGTTAAATTTTCGAGCCGCTTGCAACACATTAAAAGTGCCATCGACATTGGCTCGAAAATAATCCTGGGGTCTTTGAATGGATGGAACAATGTCCGCTAAAGCCGCAAGATGGAAGACCCAGTCGATGCCTTCAAACAAATTTTGCCATTCGCCTTCTTGGGAGATGTCCACTTTATGGAATTGAATTTTTGATAGGTTGTCATTTCGAATCCCGAAGTCTTTTTTCGGGGTGAGAAATCCAGTTGAATCCACTGGATCTCTCGTTATCACTCGAGATGACAGCTCTATTTCATGATGGGTTAAGTTCTCCACCCGCCCCGTACTCAAATTGTCCAGCACACACACCTCATTCCCTTCGCTCAAAAGCAAATCCACTAAGTGTGAACCTATAAATCCTGCTCCGCCGGTGACGAGTGTTTTCATAATTATATTACTTGATGCACAGGGCCATCAGGTACCAAGCCATTTTTGGAAAAGTTAAAGAAACTACTTCGTCAGTCATTGAGAACAAAAAAACATTTTTAAAATATTTGGAGAGAAAACTTTTAAATTCATCGGGTTCAAATTCATGAAAGTGGCTATCTAAACGCCTTTGGGAAGCAAAGGATTGTGAATAGGCACTGGGTGTACCAATAACCGCGAATCCACCGGGTTTGATAAGATTGACGTAGTTTTTTACTATTTTTGAACTATCTTTGATGGGAAAATGCTCTACAACGTCCATAGAAACAAGTGCGTCAAACCTGGGAAAGTTTTTTGGGACCTTTAAAAGATTTAAGGTTTTAAATTCGAGATTTTTTATCTCTGAAAATTCCTTTTGATTATGTGCGACTAGTTCTGCATCATAATCCACTGCGATAACTTGTTTGCAAAATTTACTGAGGAACACGGCGCCCAATCCTGACCCCCCTCCTGCATCGATCACACGATGCTGTTTCTCCAAAAGTCGCGCTGCAAATTTGTAGCGTGCCAATAATATAAAAAAATCTAAGGGAGTATCCCGAAAAGAAGTGCCTTCAATTTTCTCCACAGCTTTTTTGATGCCACCATTTTTATTTCGGAACATATAGATAGTTTTTGGCTTCA
The sequence above is drawn from the Deltaproteobacteria bacterium genome and encodes:
- a CDS encoding SDR family oxidoreductase, which gives rise to MKTLVTGGAGFIGSHLVDLLLSEGNEVCVLDNLSTGRVENLTHHEIELSSRVITRDPVDSTGFLTPKKDFGIRNDNLSKIQFHKVDISQEGEWQNLFEGIDWVFHLAALADIVPSIQRPQDYFRANVDGTFNVLQAARKFNVKRVVYAASSSCYGIPSQYPTPEVERCDPQYPYALTKYMGEELVMHWAKIYQLSALSLRFFNVYGPRSRTSGTYGAVFGVFLAQKIAGRPYTVVGDGTQTRDFTFVSDVAAAVLAAAKSNQQAKIYNVGSGKSISVNRIVELLGGDKLHIPKRPGEPDCTFADISKIQKDLDWKPKVSIEAGVAELLKNIDYWKQAPVWTAEKIAEQTKDWFRYLK
- a CDS encoding class I SAM-dependent methyltransferase, whose protein sequence is MKPKTIYMFRNKNGGIKKAVEKIEGTSFRDTPLDFFILLARYKFAARLLEKQHRVIDAGGGSGLGAVFLSKFCKQVIAVDYDAELVAHNQKEFSEIKNLEFKTLNLLKVPKNFPRFDALVSMDVVEHFPIKDSSKIVKNYVNLIKPGGFAVIGTPSAYSQSFASQRRLDSHFHEFEPDEFKSFLSKYFKNVFLFSMTDEVVSLTFPKMAWYLMALCIK